In Hahella sp. KA22, one genomic interval encodes:
- a CDS encoding sodium:solute symporter family protein, with product MDTQVLVYIVVGATFALYIGIAIWSRAGSTSEYYVASKGVHPIANGMATGADWMSAASFISMAGIISFVGRDGSVYLMGWTGGYVLLAMCLAPYLRKFGKFTVPEFVGERYYSQAARMVAVVCVIFISFTYVAGQMRGVGIVFSRYLEVDINLGVMIGMGIVFIYAVLGGMKGITYTQVAQYCVMILAYMIPAIFISILVTGNPIPQIGFGDTVQGTDTYLLDKLNQISIDLGFAEYTSGSKSTIDTFAITLALMVGTAGLPHVIVRFFTVPKVSDARLSAGWALLFIAILYTTAPAVASFARLNLVQTVNNAEYKQLPGWFQNWENAGLLAWQDKNGDGKIQYSAGAPFAGKPEFAADQRGVNGERSLTNAPTESANELYVDRDIMVLANPEIAQLPGWVVALIAAGGLAAALSTAAGLLLVISTSISHDLLKSNLMPNISEKQELLAARIAAAAAIAVAGYFGINPPGFVAQVVAFAFGLAAASFFPAIIMGIFYKRMNKEGAIAGMLTGLIFTFSYIVYFKFVNPAANTPEHWWFGISPEGIGTLGMVFNFVVSTVVAKMTAEPPAHIQDLVEDIRVPRGAVAPVAGH from the coding sequence ATGGATACCCAGGTTTTAGTTTATATTGTCGTCGGCGCGACCTTTGCTCTCTATATCGGGATAGCAATCTGGTCCAGAGCCGGTTCTACCAGTGAATATTATGTCGCAAGCAAAGGTGTGCACCCGATTGCGAACGGCATGGCCACTGGCGCCGACTGGATGTCGGCGGCGTCGTTTATTTCTATGGCGGGCATTATTTCGTTTGTTGGTCGCGACGGCTCGGTTTATCTGATGGGATGGACCGGTGGTTACGTGCTGCTGGCGATGTGTCTCGCGCCCTATTTGCGCAAGTTCGGCAAGTTCACCGTGCCTGAGTTCGTGGGAGAGCGTTACTACTCTCAAGCGGCGAGGATGGTGGCGGTCGTTTGCGTTATCTTTATCTCCTTTACTTATGTCGCAGGGCAGATGCGCGGCGTAGGCATTGTGTTCTCCCGTTATCTCGAAGTGGATATCAACCTTGGCGTCATGATCGGCATGGGCATTGTGTTTATTTATGCAGTGCTCGGCGGCATGAAAGGCATCACCTACACCCAGGTGGCGCAATACTGCGTCATGATTCTTGCGTATATGATCCCGGCCATCTTCATTTCCATACTGGTGACTGGCAATCCCATTCCTCAGATTGGGTTCGGAGATACCGTGCAGGGAACGGACACCTATCTGCTGGACAAGCTGAACCAGATTTCGATTGATCTAGGGTTTGCGGAATACACCAGCGGGTCCAAATCCACTATCGATACGTTCGCAATCACTCTGGCTTTGATGGTGGGAACAGCGGGGCTGCCGCACGTTATCGTGCGTTTCTTCACTGTGCCTAAAGTCAGCGACGCGCGCTTGTCCGCAGGCTGGGCGTTGTTGTTCATCGCCATTCTGTACACCACTGCGCCTGCGGTGGCCTCATTCGCTCGATTGAATCTGGTGCAGACGGTTAACAATGCGGAATATAAGCAGCTGCCGGGGTGGTTCCAGAATTGGGAAAATGCGGGCTTGCTGGCGTGGCAGGATAAGAACGGCGACGGCAAGATTCAGTATTCCGCCGGCGCTCCGTTTGCGGGGAAACCGGAATTCGCAGCAGATCAACGCGGCGTCAACGGTGAGCGTTCACTCACTAATGCTCCGACGGAAAGCGCCAATGAGCTGTATGTCGACCGTGACATCATGGTGCTGGCTAACCCGGAAATTGCGCAATTGCCTGGTTGGGTGGTGGCGCTAATTGCGGCGGGCGGCTTGGCGGCGGCGTTGTCCACGGCGGCGGGTTTGTTGTTGGTTATCTCAACTTCAATCTCCCACGACTTGCTGAAGAGCAACCTGATGCCGAATATTTCGGAGAAGCAGGAGTTGTTGGCGGCGCGTATTGCGGCGGCGGCGGCCATTGCTGTAGCGGGCTATTTCGGCATTAATCCGCCGGGATTTGTCGCTCAGGTAGTGGCGTTCGCCTTCGGTCTGGCGGCGGCGTCCTTCTTCCCGGCGATCATTATGGGAATCTTCTACAAGCGCATGAACAAAGAGGGCGCGATTGCGGGTATGCTGACAGGTCTGATATTCACCTTCAGCTATATCGTTTACTTCAAGTTCGTGAATCCTGCGGCCAATACGCCGGAGCACTGGTGGTTCGGTATTTCACCGGAAGGCATCGGTACGCTGGGTATGGTCTTCAACTTCGTCGTCTCCACAGTGGTCGCGAAGATGACTGCGGAACCGCCCGCCCATATTCAGGATCTGGTGGAGGATATTCGCGTGCCCAGAGGCGCTGTGGCGCCAGTGGCTGGTCACTGA
- a CDS encoding pyrimidine/purine nucleoside phosphorylase has protein sequence MLKVNEYFNGRVKSIAFQTATLPATVGVMIPGDYEFSTSQHETMTVVSGALSVKLPGSESWTRFNAGDRFEIPANATFNLKVAVDTAYLCTYG, from the coding sequence ATGTTGAAGGTAAATGAGTATTTTAACGGCAGAGTAAAATCCATCGCTTTCCAAACAGCGACTCTGCCGGCGACGGTCGGCGTCATGATTCCTGGAGACTATGAATTTTCCACCAGTCAACATGAGACGATGACCGTTGTAAGCGGAGCCTTGAGCGTCAAGCTGCCCGGAAGCGAAAGCTGGACGCGATTCAATGCGGGCGACCGTTTTGAGATACCGGCAAACGCCACATTTAATCTGAAGGTTGCAGTTGACACCGCTTATCTGTGCACTTACGGGTAA